Genomic window (Paucidesulfovibrio gracilis DSM 16080):
TTCGGAGGCATGCGGACCACGTTCAGGAACATGCGCACGTCCTCCACCACGGGGCTGAATCCGGAGCCGTTGGGCGAAAAGCGGAAGATATGCGAGAGCGGCAGATCGTCCCGGAAAGAGGAAACCACCAGTTCGCTGGCGCCGTCGCGGTCCATGTCGATGGCACATACGCCGATCATCTCGGCCTTGCGGGAGAATTTCTGTTCCGCAAGGTGCTTGAGCTTGCCGTCTTCGATTCGATAGGCGTGCAGGGTATATTCTTCAAGAATAAAGACTTCGTTTTTGCCGTCGCCTGTGGCGTCGCAAATGGCCATGGAGCGGGAGGCAAAGCGCAGTCCCCGGCTCTGCCAGCGGCCTGTGTTGCGGGTGCCACCCTCGTAGCGGAATTGCGGGTTCACGGATGCAGCCGTGAAACCCTGCTGTGTGGACTGGGCGTCCAGGAAGGCGGGGTTGGCGGCTGCGGCGCTCTGGCCGGGCGTTTCCACGTCTTCCTGTCCGGCATTGAACAGGGTTTGCGTCATTTCGTCGGCCATGCGGTCCAGTTCCATGGTCACTTCGTCCATGGGGACTTCCGAACTTTTATGAATGGGATCAGCGGTCAGCCCTTGGAGCGTCACGTCCAGCACCACGCCGCTCTCGCCCACGGAAACATTGCCCCAAACCAGATAATCCGTGTTGGTTCCGGCCAGCAGGCTGCGGGCGTCGGATGCCGTGGCCGGTGCGGTCTGCCCCAGGGTGGCTGCGACCGAATCCGAGGCCGGTTCCAGGGTTCCCGGCAGGGTCAGCTTGCGTTCAAAGCGGGAGCTGGCTCCCTTGCCATAGTGCTGATACTGGGGCGGTCCCATGTAGGTGAAGGGGAAGACCATAAAGGTTTTC
Coding sequences:
- a CDS encoding FG-GAP repeat domain-containing protein, yielding MRVRYVSALQALTGLLLALVLLPAPAMAQMKTFMVFPFTYMGPPQYQHYGKGASSRFERKLTLPGTLEPASDSVAATLGQTAPATASDARSLLAGTNTDYLVWGNVSVGESGVVLDVTLQGLTADPIHKSSEVPMDEVTMELDRMADEMTQTLFNAGQEDVETPGQSAAAANPAFLDAQSTQQGFTAASVNPQFRYEGGTRNTGRWQSRGLRFASRSMAICDATGDGKNEVFILEEYTLHAYRIEDGKLKHLAEQKFSRKAEMIGVCAIDMDRDGASELVVSSFRDDLPLSHIFRFSPNGSGFSPVVEDVRMFLNVVRMPPNFTPVLLGQRKGRHRLLQSDDVYEVLVSGGDVIKSKRVPLPEFSNVYNISFLPEGGSYKIVRLDKTGHIGVFSADLKPEYVSQETYNSSAIPLELPNEVVPGMGTHRDAMEQQYYYVPLRTVVTNMMTGTDKYELLMNKDISVAAQIFKRFRTFTQGEIHGLFWDGTGMNLSWKTRRIKGTVVDYDIADYDNNGQDDLLVLVNTYPGAVQLEYRKTVLFAYDLNLQ